A section of the Bombus fervidus isolate BK054 chromosome 9, iyBomFerv1, whole genome shotgun sequence genome encodes:
- the Su(sable) gene encoding suppressor of sable isoform X2, with protein sequence MMLIMNTICGNDDNDLEDGEIPSDEDDEPLPPPVNNDANKSASKADVPKTKAFDSKFNKNKKSNVQGSSKHDRFPKYKNPSEDWAGDVEKAIRAALDEDGTRNQDSKSKSKNNRNKSRKRIRDEREEDRNKDQKRRKVSDDENVNEDEDEMLFVRGASPVRKDSQENTSPRHTNEHENFDSNSDYDDRPNVNRHRDNDNKRSNSRGGGGGGGRRGGKNERGGKNKTRGQMRNDRNGRRNQNNDHNQDPDAICVYYMQGKCHRGDDCPFSHNALPPRKMELCKFYLMDCCAKRDKCLYMHHDFPCKFFHTGLKCSQGENCKFSHQPLNEQVKGILLKHLETAPKEILGDFPRLSREGALLMINNTARALAQGQETTNQKIPSLFELNISAPTGTTEKNNEREEKEEQVQQQKSVRERKSSGKKTRWGSDEDRVPYEQIMLLQSSANELGLQLPNAALGLATQQHLQKPLIPQSMPNMDFYTEANNLELNKINLNKARDREDFTKDVEEDEILEQAKKKDTTLLEDSKDIDLRQLLPTKKPPPVVSIADEVANLTKSKFDEESDQDEETDLIIEMPVEDDDKQKDKNTDQEETNIANEETNNHCDTSSPCTEEQEIPAHLPKKAQELFMRIQQQQRAAQDSFKNIENEFSALSCRRTDQILEDWYSDDEDDDDDDESGNLTIVLSNKDTLKEENESAEKSQSIVIKEEFQSTPSAPTIPQPAAIVDKLGDLSKIDISAEVSKLLSSLKATTGKSFQQNTTQDYSSKVKSSPDRISLDESNIHSKSINTFNTSNQLSKIENETSSPRSSPGTSSVPVSRDPRMSRDPRQRRDEQKLSSPSRTDSKKESKHLRLETSIYSSGITAVDTNMDTDLRTKTDQDLRRKDMDFRQQFQTGFGDTDLRVVGAGFTDASTKSDVDLRQMLSLPFKPAPSHVPCTEIDASISSHPPMTYKVYVVDIPRPDYTGLKLTKNDAQVKYDPRLRKIFRIGKIELADSPMSPPPIKMDTPKSPPQVRSDPRRKALEASNLSSQNVNASMMKNVQQSSIEMSNMGMGPGGMSVPQGMPGPQGIQGGQGMMPMGPNPMLGNMGPIGPIMNTPMGPQNIPPMGMTGMSNMPPGMTMNGPVVPQNQMNFDPRFNVQRNNGAGLLGPAPGVGFGPDVNSSYDGAPTYPSSNFNNFGPGPTSVPPDSGMMGFNPNGPNPNFGMEGPEWNGTNQNRRGGRIRRRNRNRTNIVTNN encoded by the exons ATGATGTTAATAATGAACACGATTTGTGG TAACGATGATAATGATTTGGAAGATGGGGAAATTCCTTCCGATGAAGATGATGAACCTCTGCCGCCACCAGTAAATAATGATGCCAATAAAAGTGCATCAAAAGCAGATGTACCAAAAACTAAAGCTTTCGATtctaaattcaataaaaataagaaatcaaATGTTCAAGGAAGTAGCAAGCATGATAGATttccaaaatataaaaatccatCAGAAGATTGGGCAGGAGATGTGGAAAAAGCGATTAGGGCAGCATTAGATGAAGATGGTACTAGAAATCAAGATTCCAAATCTAAgagtaaaaataatagaaataagagTAGAAAAAGGATAAGGgacgaaagagaggaagacCGTAATAAGGATCAAAAg AGAAGAAAAGTGAGCGACGACGAAAATGTCAATGAAGATGAAGAtgaaatgttatttgttaggGGTGCTTCGCCTGTTAGGAAGGATTCACAAGAGAATACTTCTCCAAGACATACAAACGAGCATGAGAATTTTGATAGTAATTCAGATTATGATGATAGGCCTAATGTAAATCGACATAGGGATAATGATAACAAGCGTAGTAATTCAAGAGGAGGTGGCGGTGGGGGAG GACGTAGAGGCGGTAAAAATGAACGCGGTGGTAAAAATAAAACCCGTGGGCAAATGCGGAATGATAGAAATGGACGGAGAAATCAAAATAATGACCACAATCAAGATCCAGATGCTATATGTGTTTATTACATGCAAGGAAAATGTCATAGAGGAGATGATTGCCCTTTTTCACACAATGCTTTACCACCTCGAAAGATGGAACTCTGCAAATTTTATCTTATGGACTGTTGTGCAAAGAGAGATAAATGCCTTTATATGCATCACGATTTTCCATGTAAATTTTTTCATACAGGATTAAAATGTAGTCAGggagaaaattgtaaattttcacATCAACCTTTAAATGAACAG GTGAAAGGGATTTTGTTAAAACACTTAGAAACAGCACCAAAAGAAATACTTGGAGATTTTCCACGTTTAAGTAGAGAAGGGGCATtgttaatgataaataatacagCTAGAGCATTAGCGCAGGGTCAAGAAACTACAAATCAAAAAATTCCCAGTCTTTTTGAACTAAATATATCAGCTCCAACTGGTACCACAGAAAAGAATAatgaaagggaagaaaaag aAGAACAAGTACAACAGCAGAAAAGTGTTAGAGAAAGGAAATCGTCAGGTAAGAAAACTCGATGGGGTTCAGATGAAGATAGGGTTCCATACGAACAAATCATGTTGTTACAATCATCAGCCAATGAACTTGGTCTGCAACTTCCTAATGCTGCATTGGGTCTAGCAACCCAACAACACTTACAAAAACCATTAATACCCCAATCTATGCCAAATATGGATTTTTATACTGAAGCTAATAACCTTGAattgaacaaaataaatttaaacaaagCAAGAGACAGAGAAGATTTCACAAAAGACGTAGAAGAAGACGAAATACTAGAACAG gcaaaaaagaaagacacgaCACTACTTGAAGATTCAAAAGATATAGATTTAAGGCAATTGCTACCAACAAAAAAGCCGCCACCTGTTGTTAGTATAGCTGATGAAGTAGCAAATCTTACTAAGTCTAAGTTTGATGAAGAAAGTGATCAAGATGAAGAAACAGATCTTATTATAGAAATGCCAGTGGAAGATGACGATAAGCAGAAAGACAAAAATACAGATCAAGAAG aaacaaatatcgcaaaCGAAGAAACTAATAATCATTGTGATACTTCTTCACCATGTACGGAAGAGCAAGAAATACCGGCTCATTTACCAAAAAAGGCACAGGAATTGTTCATGCGTATTCAGCAACAACAACGGGCAGCTCAGGATAGTTTTAAAAACATAGAAAATGAGTTCTCTGCACTTTCGTGCAGACGTACGGATCAAATTCTAGAAGATTGGTATTCGGACGATGAGgatgacgatgacgatgatgaAAGTGGAAATCTTACGATAGTACTTTCCAATAAAGATACgctgaaagaagaaaatgaatctGCAGAGAAGTCACAGAGTATTGTGATTAAAGAAGAATTTCAAAGTACACCTTCTGCTCCTACTATACCTCAGCCAGCAGCTATTGTGGACAAACTTGGAGACTTAAGTAAGATTGACATTAGTGCTGAGGTATCAAAGTTACTATCGTCACTAAAGGCGACGACTGGTAAATCTTTCCAACAAAATACCACACAAGATTATTCCTCAAAAGTTAAATCTTCACCTGACAGAATATCATTGGATGAATCAAACATTCACAGTAAAAGTATCAACACATTTAATACTTCAAATCAGTtatcaaaaattgaaaatgaaacatcGAGTCCACGTTCCTCCCCTGGAACAAGTTCTGTACCTGTTTCCAGAGATCCCCGTATGTCACGAGATCCCAGACAACGTCGAGACGAACAGAAATTGAGCAGCCCTAGTAGAACAGATAGTAAAAAAGAATCTAAGCATCTTAGATTGGAAACGAGTATCTACAGTTCCGGCATTACTGCTGTTGATACTAACATGGACACAGATCTTCGAACTAAGACAGATCAGGATCTTCGAAGAAAGGATATGGATTTTAGACAACAATTCCAAACTGGTTTTGGAGATACTGATCTTCGAGTTGTCGGAGCAGGATTCACCGATGCGTCTACTAAATCTGATGTGGATTTGCGACAAATGTTGAGCTTGCCTTTTAAACCGGCACCATCGCACGTACCTTGTACGGAAATTGATGCAAGTATTTCTTCGCATCCTCCAATGACGTATAAAGTATATGTTGTTGACATACCAAGACCTGATTATACAGGTCTTAAACTTACTAAAAATGATGCACAAGTGAAGTACGATCCACGATTACGtaaaatttttagaatcgGTAAAATCGAATTAGCTGATTCTCCCATGTCTCCACCTCCAATTAAAATGGATACTCCAAAGTCACCCCCACAAGTCCGATCCGATCCACGTCGGAAAGCTCTCGAGGCTTCCAATTTATCTTCTCAAAATGTAAATGCTTCCATGATGAAGAATGTTCAGCAGTCGTCAATAGAAATGTCGAACATGGGAATGGGTCCTGGTGGTATGTCTGTCCCTCAGGGTATGCCTGGACCACAAGGTATACAAGGAGGACAAGGCATGATGCCAATGGGTCCAAATCCAATGCTTGGAAATATGGGGCCTATAGGACCTATTATGAATACTCCCATGGGCCCTCAAAACATACCACCTATGGGTATGACGGGAATGTCCAACATGCCTCCGGGAATGACTATGAACGGACCAGTTGTGCCTCAGAATCAGATGAACTTTGATCCACGTTTTAATGTTCAACGCAACAATGGGGCTGGGTTGTTAGGCCCAGCACCTGGTGTAGGCTTCGGACCAGACGTTAATTCTTCGTACGATGGTGCGCCAACGTACCCTAGTAGTAATTTCAATAACTTTGGTCCCGGTCCTACTTCAGTGCCTCCAGATTCTGGTATGATGGGATTCAATCCAAATGGTCCGAATCCAAACTTCGGTATGGAGGGGCCTGAGTGGAATGGAACAAACCAAAATAGACGCGGTGGACGAATCAGGCGACGAAATCGAAATAGGACCAATATTGTGACTAATAATTAA
- the Su(sable) gene encoding suppressor of sable isoform X1: MALESVSAAETLIQSNDDNDLEDGEIPSDEDDEPLPPPVNNDANKSASKADVPKTKAFDSKFNKNKKSNVQGSSKHDRFPKYKNPSEDWAGDVEKAIRAALDEDGTRNQDSKSKSKNNRNKSRKRIRDEREEDRNKDQKRRKVSDDENVNEDEDEMLFVRGASPVRKDSQENTSPRHTNEHENFDSNSDYDDRPNVNRHRDNDNKRSNSRGGGGGGGRRGGKNERGGKNKTRGQMRNDRNGRRNQNNDHNQDPDAICVYYMQGKCHRGDDCPFSHNALPPRKMELCKFYLMDCCAKRDKCLYMHHDFPCKFFHTGLKCSQGENCKFSHQPLNEQVKGILLKHLETAPKEILGDFPRLSREGALLMINNTARALAQGQETTNQKIPSLFELNISAPTGTTEKNNEREEKEEQVQQQKSVRERKSSGKKTRWGSDEDRVPYEQIMLLQSSANELGLQLPNAALGLATQQHLQKPLIPQSMPNMDFYTEANNLELNKINLNKARDREDFTKDVEEDEILEQAKKKDTTLLEDSKDIDLRQLLPTKKPPPVVSIADEVANLTKSKFDEESDQDEETDLIIEMPVEDDDKQKDKNTDQEETNIANEETNNHCDTSSPCTEEQEIPAHLPKKAQELFMRIQQQQRAAQDSFKNIENEFSALSCRRTDQILEDWYSDDEDDDDDDESGNLTIVLSNKDTLKEENESAEKSQSIVIKEEFQSTPSAPTIPQPAAIVDKLGDLSKIDISAEVSKLLSSLKATTGKSFQQNTTQDYSSKVKSSPDRISLDESNIHSKSINTFNTSNQLSKIENETSSPRSSPGTSSVPVSRDPRMSRDPRQRRDEQKLSSPSRTDSKKESKHLRLETSIYSSGITAVDTNMDTDLRTKTDQDLRRKDMDFRQQFQTGFGDTDLRVVGAGFTDASTKSDVDLRQMLSLPFKPAPSHVPCTEIDASISSHPPMTYKVYVVDIPRPDYTGLKLTKNDAQVKYDPRLRKIFRIGKIELADSPMSPPPIKMDTPKSPPQVRSDPRRKALEASNLSSQNVNASMMKNVQQSSIEMSNMGMGPGGMSVPQGMPGPQGIQGGQGMMPMGPNPMLGNMGPIGPIMNTPMGPQNIPPMGMTGMSNMPPGMTMNGPVVPQNQMNFDPRFNVQRNNGAGLLGPAPGVGFGPDVNSSYDGAPTYPSSNFNNFGPGPTSVPPDSGMMGFNPNGPNPNFGMEGPEWNGTNQNRRGGRIRRRNRNRTNIVTNN, encoded by the exons ATGGCATTAGAGAGTGTTTCCGCGGCTGAGACTCTAATCCAAAG TAACGATGATAATGATTTGGAAGATGGGGAAATTCCTTCCGATGAAGATGATGAACCTCTGCCGCCACCAGTAAATAATGATGCCAATAAAAGTGCATCAAAAGCAGATGTACCAAAAACTAAAGCTTTCGATtctaaattcaataaaaataagaaatcaaATGTTCAAGGAAGTAGCAAGCATGATAGATttccaaaatataaaaatccatCAGAAGATTGGGCAGGAGATGTGGAAAAAGCGATTAGGGCAGCATTAGATGAAGATGGTACTAGAAATCAAGATTCCAAATCTAAgagtaaaaataatagaaataagagTAGAAAAAGGATAAGGgacgaaagagaggaagacCGTAATAAGGATCAAAAg AGAAGAAAAGTGAGCGACGACGAAAATGTCAATGAAGATGAAGAtgaaatgttatttgttaggGGTGCTTCGCCTGTTAGGAAGGATTCACAAGAGAATACTTCTCCAAGACATACAAACGAGCATGAGAATTTTGATAGTAATTCAGATTATGATGATAGGCCTAATGTAAATCGACATAGGGATAATGATAACAAGCGTAGTAATTCAAGAGGAGGTGGCGGTGGGGGAG GACGTAGAGGCGGTAAAAATGAACGCGGTGGTAAAAATAAAACCCGTGGGCAAATGCGGAATGATAGAAATGGACGGAGAAATCAAAATAATGACCACAATCAAGATCCAGATGCTATATGTGTTTATTACATGCAAGGAAAATGTCATAGAGGAGATGATTGCCCTTTTTCACACAATGCTTTACCACCTCGAAAGATGGAACTCTGCAAATTTTATCTTATGGACTGTTGTGCAAAGAGAGATAAATGCCTTTATATGCATCACGATTTTCCATGTAAATTTTTTCATACAGGATTAAAATGTAGTCAGggagaaaattgtaaattttcacATCAACCTTTAAATGAACAG GTGAAAGGGATTTTGTTAAAACACTTAGAAACAGCACCAAAAGAAATACTTGGAGATTTTCCACGTTTAAGTAGAGAAGGGGCATtgttaatgataaataatacagCTAGAGCATTAGCGCAGGGTCAAGAAACTACAAATCAAAAAATTCCCAGTCTTTTTGAACTAAATATATCAGCTCCAACTGGTACCACAGAAAAGAATAatgaaagggaagaaaaag aAGAACAAGTACAACAGCAGAAAAGTGTTAGAGAAAGGAAATCGTCAGGTAAGAAAACTCGATGGGGTTCAGATGAAGATAGGGTTCCATACGAACAAATCATGTTGTTACAATCATCAGCCAATGAACTTGGTCTGCAACTTCCTAATGCTGCATTGGGTCTAGCAACCCAACAACACTTACAAAAACCATTAATACCCCAATCTATGCCAAATATGGATTTTTATACTGAAGCTAATAACCTTGAattgaacaaaataaatttaaacaaagCAAGAGACAGAGAAGATTTCACAAAAGACGTAGAAGAAGACGAAATACTAGAACAG gcaaaaaagaaagacacgaCACTACTTGAAGATTCAAAAGATATAGATTTAAGGCAATTGCTACCAACAAAAAAGCCGCCACCTGTTGTTAGTATAGCTGATGAAGTAGCAAATCTTACTAAGTCTAAGTTTGATGAAGAAAGTGATCAAGATGAAGAAACAGATCTTATTATAGAAATGCCAGTGGAAGATGACGATAAGCAGAAAGACAAAAATACAGATCAAGAAG aaacaaatatcgcaaaCGAAGAAACTAATAATCATTGTGATACTTCTTCACCATGTACGGAAGAGCAAGAAATACCGGCTCATTTACCAAAAAAGGCACAGGAATTGTTCATGCGTATTCAGCAACAACAACGGGCAGCTCAGGATAGTTTTAAAAACATAGAAAATGAGTTCTCTGCACTTTCGTGCAGACGTACGGATCAAATTCTAGAAGATTGGTATTCGGACGATGAGgatgacgatgacgatgatgaAAGTGGAAATCTTACGATAGTACTTTCCAATAAAGATACgctgaaagaagaaaatgaatctGCAGAGAAGTCACAGAGTATTGTGATTAAAGAAGAATTTCAAAGTACACCTTCTGCTCCTACTATACCTCAGCCAGCAGCTATTGTGGACAAACTTGGAGACTTAAGTAAGATTGACATTAGTGCTGAGGTATCAAAGTTACTATCGTCACTAAAGGCGACGACTGGTAAATCTTTCCAACAAAATACCACACAAGATTATTCCTCAAAAGTTAAATCTTCACCTGACAGAATATCATTGGATGAATCAAACATTCACAGTAAAAGTATCAACACATTTAATACTTCAAATCAGTtatcaaaaattgaaaatgaaacatcGAGTCCACGTTCCTCCCCTGGAACAAGTTCTGTACCTGTTTCCAGAGATCCCCGTATGTCACGAGATCCCAGACAACGTCGAGACGAACAGAAATTGAGCAGCCCTAGTAGAACAGATAGTAAAAAAGAATCTAAGCATCTTAGATTGGAAACGAGTATCTACAGTTCCGGCATTACTGCTGTTGATACTAACATGGACACAGATCTTCGAACTAAGACAGATCAGGATCTTCGAAGAAAGGATATGGATTTTAGACAACAATTCCAAACTGGTTTTGGAGATACTGATCTTCGAGTTGTCGGAGCAGGATTCACCGATGCGTCTACTAAATCTGATGTGGATTTGCGACAAATGTTGAGCTTGCCTTTTAAACCGGCACCATCGCACGTACCTTGTACGGAAATTGATGCAAGTATTTCTTCGCATCCTCCAATGACGTATAAAGTATATGTTGTTGACATACCAAGACCTGATTATACAGGTCTTAAACTTACTAAAAATGATGCACAAGTGAAGTACGATCCACGATTACGtaaaatttttagaatcgGTAAAATCGAATTAGCTGATTCTCCCATGTCTCCACCTCCAATTAAAATGGATACTCCAAAGTCACCCCCACAAGTCCGATCCGATCCACGTCGGAAAGCTCTCGAGGCTTCCAATTTATCTTCTCAAAATGTAAATGCTTCCATGATGAAGAATGTTCAGCAGTCGTCAATAGAAATGTCGAACATGGGAATGGGTCCTGGTGGTATGTCTGTCCCTCAGGGTATGCCTGGACCACAAGGTATACAAGGAGGACAAGGCATGATGCCAATGGGTCCAAATCCAATGCTTGGAAATATGGGGCCTATAGGACCTATTATGAATACTCCCATGGGCCCTCAAAACATACCACCTATGGGTATGACGGGAATGTCCAACATGCCTCCGGGAATGACTATGAACGGACCAGTTGTGCCTCAGAATCAGATGAACTTTGATCCACGTTTTAATGTTCAACGCAACAATGGGGCTGGGTTGTTAGGCCCAGCACCTGGTGTAGGCTTCGGACCAGACGTTAATTCTTCGTACGATGGTGCGCCAACGTACCCTAGTAGTAATTTCAATAACTTTGGTCCCGGTCCTACTTCAGTGCCTCCAGATTCTGGTATGATGGGATTCAATCCAAATGGTCCGAATCCAAACTTCGGTATGGAGGGGCCTGAGTGGAATGGAACAAACCAAAATAGACGCGGTGGACGAATCAGGCGACGAAATCGAAATAGGACCAATATTGTGACTAATAATTAA
- the Taf8 gene encoding TBP-associated factor 8 codes for MDIQTTNTRRKILNHVVCSILVECGYDTCEKQALEILTEMLQSFLIEVGESARNYCELSGRTEPLIADVIVALINMGIKLDNLESYGKRANRTVLPQLQQQTQSKQLNILQAGVKQSHPSHIPSYLPPFPDPHAYIRTPTHKQPVTEYEAIREKAATQKRDIERALTRFIAKTGDTHSLFLTEDNSMFPLISCKPQFPSYLSALLPQDQVFETDQDFQFEPSPIKKKKEQEREESEEGMKGQNEDVEQNGETTTQQDVIDNPYLRPGKIPKNKMPGVSVPGLHSIKRDSLE; via the exons ATGGACATTCAAACAACAAATACGCGAAGGAAAATATTGAATCATGTAGTTTGTAGCATTTTAGTAGAATGTGGTTACGACACTTGTGAAAAGCAAGCATTAGAAATTCTCACAGAAATGTTACAGTCTT ttCTTATAGAAGTTGGAGAGTCTGCAAGAAATTACTGCGAACTGTCTGGTAGGACAGAACCACTCATTGCGGATGTTATAGTAGCATTAATAAATATGGGTATAAAATTAGATAATCTGGAAAGTTATGGCAAGAGGGCTAACAGAACAGTTTTGCCTCAGCTTCAGCAACAAACTCAATCAAAGCagttaaatattttgcaaGCTGGAGTGAAACAAAGTCATCCATCTCATATACCAAGTTATTTACCACCTTTTCCTGATCCGCATGCATACATCAGAACACCG ACGCATAAACAGCCAGTAACAGAATATGAAGCAATAAGAGAAAAAGCAGCAACACAAAAACGTGATATTGAAAGAGCTTTGACAAGGTTCATTGCAAAAACTGGAGATACACATAGTCTATTTTTAACAGAAGATAATAGTATGTTTCCAT TAATATCATGTAAACCACAATTTCCTAGTTACCTTTCTGCACTCCTTCCACAAGATCAAGTTTTTGAAACCGATCAAGATTTTCAGTTTGAACCAAGTCcaatcaaaaagaaaaaggagcaagaaagagaagaatcaGAAGAAG gtATGAAAGGACAAAATGAAGATGTTGAACAAAATGGAGAAACTACAACTCAACAGGATGTTATAGATAATCCTTACTTAAGACCTGGAAAGAtaccaaaaaataaaatgccaGGAGTCTCAGTTCCTGGATTACATTCGATAAAGAGGGATTCTCTTGAATAA
- the LOC139990774 gene encoding U6 snRNA-associated Sm-like protein LSm8: protein MASGLESYVNHTVSIITSDGRNFIGTLKGFDQTINIILDESHERVYSTTQGVEQVVLGLHIIRGDNVAIVGELDDEMDARLDLSAIRADPLSSIVH from the exons ATGGCGTCAGGTTTAGAAAGCTACGTAAATC ACActgtttctattattacttCTGATGGCAGAAATTTCAtc gGAACATTAAAGGGATTTGATCAaactattaatataatattagatgAATCTCATGAACGTGTGTACAGTACAACGCAAGGTGTAGAGCAAGTAGTATTAGGTTTACATATCATCAGAGGTGACAATGT ggCAATTGTAGGAGAATTGGATGACGAGATGGATGCACGTTTAGATCTATCAGCTATAAGAGCTGATCCTTTAAGTTCTATTGTACATTGA